In Buchnera aphidicola (Brachycaudus tragopogonis), the following are encoded in one genomic region:
- the dapD gene encoding 2,3,4,5-tetrahydropyridine-2,6-dicarboxylate N-succinyltransferase produces MELLKKIVEEAYAKKNEININNINQDVLKAIEDIIELLNNGNIRIAEKKDSRWITHEWLKKAVLLYIYLKKNNLMSGNYTNYYDKIPLKYEKYDEKKFQKEKIRIVPPATIRYGSFINSNTVVMPSYVNIGAYIDQGTMVDTWATVGSCAQIGKNVHLSGGVGIGGVLEPLQNNPTIIEDNCFIGARSEIVEGVIVEEGSVISMGVFIGQSTKIYNRETGEISYGKVPANSVVVSGSLPAKNGKYNLYAAIIVKQVDSKTLGKVEINQLLRSIS; encoded by the coding sequence ATGGAATTATTAAAAAAAATTGTTGAAGAAGCTTATGCAAAAAAAAATGAAATAAATATTAATAATATTAATCAAGATGTACTTAAAGCTATTGAAGATATCATTGAATTATTAAATAATGGAAATATTAGAATTGCAGAAAAAAAAGATAGTAGATGGATTACACATGAATGGTTAAAAAAAGCAGTTTTATTATATATTTATTTAAAAAAAAATAATCTTATGTCAGGAAATTATACCAATTACTACGATAAAATTCCATTAAAATATGAAAAATATGATGAAAAAAAATTTCAAAAAGAAAAAATTCGAATAGTGCCACCAGCTACAATAAGATATGGTTCATTTATTAATTCTAACACAGTGGTTATGCCTTCTTATGTCAATATTGGTGCATATATTGATCAGGGAACTATGGTTGATACTTGGGCAACTGTAGGTTCTTGTGCTCAAATTGGTAAAAATGTACATTTATCTGGTGGAGTTGGTATAGGAGGTGTACTAGAACCTTTACAAAATAACCCTACTATTATTGAAGATAATTGTTTTATTGGTGCACGTTCAGAAATAGTTGAAGGAGTTATTGTTGAAGAAGGATCCGTAATTTCTATGGGTGTTTTTATTGGTCAAAGTACTAAAATATATAATCGAGAAACTGGTGAAATTTCATACGGAAAAGTTCCAGCTAATTCTGTAGTAGTATCTGGAAGTTTACCGGCAAAAAATGGAAAATACAATCTTTATGCTGCAATTATTGTAAAACAAGTAGATTCGAAAACATTAGGAAAAGTAGAAATTAATCAATTATTAAGAAGTATATCATAA
- the map gene encoding type I methionyl aminopeptidase → MNCIKTDSEIKKMRTSGRLAAEVLEMIEKYIKPNMSTEDINQICHDFIVHEKKALSACLGYHGFPKSICTSVNDVVCHGIPNKKQILQEGDIINVDITIIKNNYHGDTSKMFFIGKKSILSQRLCKVAQESLYRALKIVQPGIPLYTIGETIQNYVEENDFSVVKEYCGHGIGRNFHEEPHVLHYKNKENNIILKKGMIFTIEPMINAGSPQVKCMKDGWTVKTKDRSLSAQYEHTILVTEYGCDILTYQKNEKISPKLVNKK, encoded by the coding sequence ATGAATTGTATCAAAACAGATTCAGAAATAAAAAAAATGAGAACATCTGGCAGATTAGCAGCTGAAGTTCTAGAAATGATCGAAAAATATATTAAACCTAATATGAGTACAGAAGATATCAATCAAATTTGTCATGATTTTATTGTGCATGAGAAAAAAGCACTCTCAGCATGTCTAGGATATCATGGATTTCCAAAATCAATTTGCACTTCTGTAAACGATGTAGTATGTCATGGAATTCCCAATAAAAAACAAATTTTACAAGAAGGAGATATTATTAATGTTGATATTACAATCATTAAAAATAACTATCATGGTGATACTTCAAAAATGTTTTTTATAGGGAAGAAAAGCATTTTATCTCAACGTTTATGTAAAGTAGCTCAAGAAAGTCTTTATAGAGCTTTAAAAATAGTTCAACCAGGTATACCTTTATATACAATTGGAGAAACTATTCAAAATTACGTTGAAGAAAATGATTTTTCTGTTGTAAAAGAATATTGTGGACATGGAATTGGACGTAATTTTCATGAAGAGCCGCATGTTTTACACTACAAAAACAAAGAAAATAACATTATTTTAAAAAAAGGAATGATTTTTACTATTGAACCAATGATTAATGCTGGAAGTCCTCAAGTCAAGTGCATGAAAGATGGATGGACTGTAAAAACCAAAGATCGTTCTTTATCAGCACAATATGAACATACTATATTAGTAACAGAATATGGATGCGATATTTTAACATATCAGAAAAACGAAAAAATTTCGCCAAAACTAGTTAATAAAAAATAA